The Musa acuminata AAA Group cultivar baxijiao chromosome BXJ2-2, Cavendish_Baxijiao_AAA, whole genome shotgun sequence genome has a segment encoding these proteins:
- the LOC103975654 gene encoding LOB domain-containing protein 4 isoform X2, translating into MTEEGRKNSTVSPCAACKLLRRRCTQECVFAPYFPADEPHKFAIVHRVFGASNVSKLLQIAVQHRGDAVSSLVYEANARVRDPVYGCVAAISSLHRQIQALQAQLAVAHAQMAHLRTQNAACLDRVGLGHGQISMGGAGCSTSTGSSSSLSPKHHTLDTVALDQPGSSQPPVW; encoded by the exons ATGACAGAGGAAGGGAGAAAGAACAGCACGGTTTCGCCATGCGCGGCATGCAAGCTCTTGCGGCGACGGTGCACACAGGAGTGCGTCTTTGCTCCATACTTCCCAGCCGACGAGCCGCACAAGTTCGCCATCGTGCACAGGGTATTTGGAGCTAGCAATGTCAGCAAGCTCTtgcag ATTGCAGTGCAGCACCGAGGGGATGCAGTGAGCAGCCTGGTGTACGAGGCCAACGCCCGGGTGCGGGATCCGGTGTACGGGTGCGTCGCCGCTATCTCCTCCCTCCATCGCCAGATCCAGGCGCTCCAGGCTCAGCTGGCCGTCGCCCACGCGCAGATGGCGCACCTGCGCACGCAGAACGCCGCCTGCCTCGACCGCGTTGGCCTCGGCCACGGCCAGATCTCCATGGGCGGCGCAGGTTGCAGCACCAGCACAGGCTCCTCGTCATCCCTGTCGCCCAAGCACCATACCCTGGACACGGTGGCGCTGGACCAGCCTGGCTCCAGTCAGCCACCAGTTTGGTGA
- the LOC103975654 gene encoding LOB domain-containing protein 4 isoform X1, with product MTEEGRKNSTVSPCAACKLLRRRCTQECVFAPYFPADEPHKFAIVHRVFGASNVSKLLQEIAVQHRGDAVSSLVYEANARVRDPVYGCVAAISSLHRQIQALQAQLAVAHAQMAHLRTQNAACLDRVGLGHGQISMGGAGCSTSTGSSSSLSPKHHTLDTVALDQPGSSQPPVW from the exons ATGACAGAGGAAGGGAGAAAGAACAGCACGGTTTCGCCATGCGCGGCATGCAAGCTCTTGCGGCGACGGTGCACACAGGAGTGCGTCTTTGCTCCATACTTCCCAGCCGACGAGCCGCACAAGTTCGCCATCGTGCACAGGGTATTTGGAGCTAGCAATGTCAGCAAGCTCTtgcag GAGATTGCAGTGCAGCACCGAGGGGATGCAGTGAGCAGCCTGGTGTACGAGGCCAACGCCCGGGTGCGGGATCCGGTGTACGGGTGCGTCGCCGCTATCTCCTCCCTCCATCGCCAGATCCAGGCGCTCCAGGCTCAGCTGGCCGTCGCCCACGCGCAGATGGCGCACCTGCGCACGCAGAACGCCGCCTGCCTCGACCGCGTTGGCCTCGGCCACGGCCAGATCTCCATGGGCGGCGCAGGTTGCAGCACCAGCACAGGCTCCTCGTCATCCCTGTCGCCCAAGCACCATACCCTGGACACGGTGGCGCTGGACCAGCCTGGCTCCAGTCAGCCACCAGTTTGGTGA